In a single window of the Gossypium hirsutum isolate 1008001.06 chromosome D02, Gossypium_hirsutum_v2.1, whole genome shotgun sequence genome:
- the LOC107910735 gene encoding patatin-like protein 2 isoform X2 has translation MASPKSPLQPPTYGNLITVLSIDGGGIRGLIPGTILAFLESQLQKLDGEGARLADYFDVIAGTSTGGLVTAMLTAPHPNEGHRPLFAAKDINDFYLQHCPKIFPQDGSPFAPVANLVKSLTGPKYDGEYLHNIVREKLGETRLDQTLTNVVIPTFDIKQLQPRIFSSYEVQYNPFQNALLSDICIGTSAAPTYLPAHQFEIKNSTGEVKEFHLIDGGVAANNPTLVAMSEVAKEINRESSDFFHIKPNDYARFQVLSLGTGSQNPEEKYPAHKAAKWGVLGWLTSEHSSPFIDVFMQATSDMVDFHLATVFRALHSEHSYLRIQKIAG, from the exons ATGGCAAGTCCAAAATCTCCCCTTCAACCTCCCACCTATGGCAACTTAATTACTGTTCTTAGTATTGATGGAGGAGGAATTAGGGGGCTTATTCCCGGAACTATTCTTGCCTTTTTAGAGTCTCAGCTTCAG AAGCTGGATGGTGAAGGGGCAAGACTGGCAGATTACTTTGATGTCATTGCTGGGACTAGCACCGGCGGCCTTGTCACTGCCATGCTAACTGCACCACACCCGAATGAGGGCCATCGTCCTCTTTTTGCTGCCAAAGATATCAATGATTTCTACCTTCAGCACTGCCCAAAAATCTTCCCTCAAGATGG CTCTCCGTTTGCACCGGTTGCAAATTTGGTCAAATCTCTAACTGGTCCGAAATATGATGGTGAATATCTGCACAATATTGTGAGGGAAAAGCTGGGAGAAACCAGATTGGACCAAACATTGACAAACGTTGTCATCCCAACATTTGACATCAAACAACTCCAACCAAGAATTTTCTCCTCCTATGAG GTTCAGTACAATCCTTTCCAAAATGCATTGCTCTCTGATATATGCATTGGAACTTCTGCTGCGCCAACTTATCTTCCTGCACatcaatttgaaataaaaaattccaCCGGCGAAGTCAAAGAGTTCCATCTTATAGATGGCGGTGTTGCTGCAAATAATccc ACTTTAGTAGCCATGAGCGAAGTGGCAAAGGAAATCAATCGCGAAAGCAGTGATTTCTTCCATATAAAGCCAAACGACTACGCTCGTTTCCAGGTCTTATCCTTGGGCACTGGTTCGCAAAATCCTGAAGAGAAGTACCCAGCTCACAAGGCAGCAAAATGGGGTGTCTTGGGTTGGTTGACTTCTGAACATTCATCTCCATTTATTGACGTGTTTATGCAAGCAACCAGTGATATGGTCGACTTTCATCTCGCTACTGTTTTCCGAGCACTTCATAGTGAACACAGTTATCTCCGTATTCAG aaaattgcagGATGA
- the LOC107910735 gene encoding patatin-like protein 2 isoform X1, with the protein MASPKSPLQPPTYGNLITVLSIDGGGIRGLIPGTILAFLESQLQKLDGEGARLADYFDVIAGTSTGGLVTAMLTAPHPNEGHRPLFAAKDINDFYLQHCPKIFPQDGSPFAPVANLVKSLTGPKYDGEYLHNIVREKLGETRLDQTLTNVVIPTFDIKQLQPRIFSSYEVQYNPFQNALLSDICIGTSAAPTYLPAHQFEIKNSTGEVKEFHLIDGGVAANNPTLVAMSEVAKEINRESSDFFHIKPNDYARFQVLSLGTGSQNPEEKYPAHKAAKWGVLGWLTSEHSSPFIDVFMQATSDMVDFHLATVFRALHSEHSYLRIQDDTLSGAVTSVDISTKENLENLVKLGEELLKKPVSRVNLETGKFEPVDQGTNEEALIRLAEVLSEEKRLREMRSPHGSFNEEHK; encoded by the exons ATGGCAAGTCCAAAATCTCCCCTTCAACCTCCCACCTATGGCAACTTAATTACTGTTCTTAGTATTGATGGAGGAGGAATTAGGGGGCTTATTCCCGGAACTATTCTTGCCTTTTTAGAGTCTCAGCTTCAG AAGCTGGATGGTGAAGGGGCAAGACTGGCAGATTACTTTGATGTCATTGCTGGGACTAGCACCGGCGGCCTTGTCACTGCCATGCTAACTGCACCACACCCGAATGAGGGCCATCGTCCTCTTTTTGCTGCCAAAGATATCAATGATTTCTACCTTCAGCACTGCCCAAAAATCTTCCCTCAAGATGG CTCTCCGTTTGCACCGGTTGCAAATTTGGTCAAATCTCTAACTGGTCCGAAATATGATGGTGAATATCTGCACAATATTGTGAGGGAAAAGCTGGGAGAAACCAGATTGGACCAAACATTGACAAACGTTGTCATCCCAACATTTGACATCAAACAACTCCAACCAAGAATTTTCTCCTCCTATGAG GTTCAGTACAATCCTTTCCAAAATGCATTGCTCTCTGATATATGCATTGGAACTTCTGCTGCGCCAACTTATCTTCCTGCACatcaatttgaaataaaaaattccaCCGGCGAAGTCAAAGAGTTCCATCTTATAGATGGCGGTGTTGCTGCAAATAATccc ACTTTAGTAGCCATGAGCGAAGTGGCAAAGGAAATCAATCGCGAAAGCAGTGATTTCTTCCATATAAAGCCAAACGACTACGCTCGTTTCCAGGTCTTATCCTTGGGCACTGGTTCGCAAAATCCTGAAGAGAAGTACCCAGCTCACAAGGCAGCAAAATGGGGTGTCTTGGGTTGGTTGACTTCTGAACATTCATCTCCATTTATTGACGTGTTTATGCAAGCAACCAGTGATATGGTCGACTTTCATCTCGCTACTGTTTTCCGAGCACTTCATAGTGAACACAGTTATCTCCGTATTCAG GATGATACACTATCTGGAGCGGTGACATCAGTGGATATTTCTACCAAAGAAAACTTGGAGAATCTTGTAAAACTTGGGGAAGAATTGTTGAAAAAACCAGTTTCCAGGGTGAATTTGGAGACTGGTAAATTCGAGCCTGTTGATCAGGGTACAAATGAAGAGGCTCTCATCAG ATTAGCTGAAGTGCTATCTGAGGAGAAGCGGCTTCGTGAAATGAGATCACCGCATGGAAGCTTCAACGAAGAACATAAATGA